Part of the Plasmodium knowlesi strain H genome assembly, chromosome: 11 genome is shown below.
AAACCAAAATTCTATGGCCCGATCGGTTGTCATGTCTTCGTAATTCATGATAAAATAAATCCAGTCGTTTagacacatatatttttcatttggtcCTGCTAGCTTAATAGAGATTCTAGACCAAATTCTATTTACTATAAAATCGTTAAGCGAATGGTTATCGAATCTGTACAGATCGTTGTCATCAATAAGCATATCTTTGCAACTGCTTGTTTGGCAAAAGGTGCAATAGTACACATAGAAATGGGAATAACTGAAGTAGTTTTTCACGTGCTGTACTTTTATATTGTCATCGAGACAACACCAGATGTGAGCTAAGTTGTGTCTCTTCAAGTCTTTTAGGTACACCCTATTCGTGTCATTTACATCTATGTGATAATATATCCTCACGATGACTGATTCTATGTATCTTTCTAAAAATTCTACGTGTTCatgtaaaaattgtaaagatGTGTTTCTCTTTAGAATTTCCCTTACGAACACATCAAAATCCTTAAACTCAATGTAGTCCCTATTTTGGTCCTTAACTGCATTGAAGAAATTTACAATAGAACACTTTTTGTATGGGACATCTACAATCTCTCCCTTTTGGCTACATCCTCCGTTATTCTCTTCTAATGTATGTTCGTCGCAATCTAGACGGCTTGCTTCACTGTGCAAATGAGAAATTTCATTCACACTTTCCTCACCGATATCTCCATTAGATGTAGTAACGACGTGCAGGGCGCCCTTTACGCTTCCCTGTCTGGCCTTTTCAAATAAACTCCTATACCTACTATCGTTGTAATAACTTGGATCCTTCGTGCCATCAATAAAACGATTACGGAAGTATTTCCTCACTTCTTCACATGTTACAAAATCTTCATTGGCTTTCTCAATGCGAGAGTACAAAGTATGACTCATATATCTTCCGATTTTTAGAAAGTCTACTACTAGTAGTTTTTCAAACAAATctaaattcattttattatcatattggctgaatatattttttaattttttgtccATCTCCTCATTCGTCATGTTGTCTATGGTAACTGTCATTTTGGGTATCACAATGGGCacctccattttctttttatccgACAATTTGTTCTCCCTCGGTTCAGAGTTATATATGGAATCATTTCGGATTTGTTTCTCTTCATGCATAGATTGTTCTATcagtttgtttttctttggaAGGAGACTCTCCTCCGCTGGAATTTTGGTCGCAATGATAGCCCCTGTTCTATGCTGCGTTTCGTACCCTTGACTGGTCGCCACATGGTTGGGTATCACTTTGTTAGATACCACCTTCATATTCAAGGCTTCTCTTAattgtttttcctcctgaAGGGATTCCTCAACGGGGGAGATGCTCCCTCCAGGGTGGCGTTTCTCACGGGTTCCATTTCTCCCGTTTCCATCCCCAATCTCATTCTCTCCGAGAGAAGTATCCTCCTGATTTAGTTCTCCTTTCTCTGCAACATCGCGAATATAATCATCTTCTGCCTTCCAATGTGACCCTTCTTCTCCATGTGTAGTTTCCCTTGACGAAGTCATTATATCGTCCTTCACACTACACTGCGTAGGGACAGTGGAAACCTCATATTTCGACTTCATTACTGCCTTACCTTGAGGGCTAAAAATTTCATCCTCGAAATTGTTTCTCTCTCTGAATTGCTGTATCCTTCCCATAATTCCGTGCGATTCCTCCTTGTCCACGCCACTGTAATTGCTTCTACCCACAttgctttcttcccttccatcatgc
Proteins encoded:
- a CDS encoding phosphatase 2A regulatory subunit-related protein, putative, giving the protein MKRSKFIANATMKNEKVNVHADNFIPPGSEKSEMKNFNFFPHLFLKGELMRQFLMDEDVWLFIQNFKMKLKESPNDVDNWLDYQLHLAKNSMGNLFHSDIPPFEHIKKSSEIFSSKSYYEVDRNFDHLNEFGKRNDFYEQCRRSTCDDLDQLDRRTLRSGEREKYNDDDDGDDHVKEGNRTTAVELGTRGTSRVGIDDILIRRMSQSEHGKESRSIQVGYSIPTVKDDQHLEESRSCAGSRDTPSGSAQRKISEVGSDLHFSGERNDHTDVHTDAHTDAHTDVQTDENSKHYHNGEDIIIKRRHDGREESNVGRSNYSGVDKEESHGIMGRIQQFRERNNFEDEIFSPQGKAVMKSKYEVSTVPTQCSVKDDIMTSSRETTHGEEGSHWKAEDDYIRDVAEKGELNQEDTSLGENEIGDGNGRNGTREKRHPGGSISPVEESLQEEKQLREALNMKVVSNKVIPNHVATSQGYETQHRTGAIIATKIPAEESLLPKKNKLIEQSMHEEKQIRNDSIYNSEPRENKLSDKKKMEVPIVIPKMTVTIDNMTNEEMDKKLKNIFSQYDNKMNLDLFEKLLVVDFLKIGRYMSHTLYSRIEKANEDFVTCEEVRKYFRNRFIDGTKDPSYYNDSRYRSLFEKARQGSVKGALHVVTTSNGDIGEESVNEISHLHSEASRLDCDEHTLEENNGGCSQKGEIVDVPYKKCSIVNFFNAVKDQNRDYIEFKDFDVFVREILKRNTSLQFLHEHVEFLERYIESVIVRIYYHIDVNDTNRVYLKDLKRHNLAHIWCCLDDNIKVQHVKNYFSYSHFYVYYCTFCQTSSCKDMLIDDNDLYRFDNHSLNDFIVNRIWSRISIKLAGPNEKYMCLNDWIYFIMNYEDMTTDRAIEFWFKLIDLDADCVIRDHEIQVFFNIQMERLKSHYLEEPKFEDWLCQMNDAIQPKNEGNFTLSDFKRNKKYAARFFGCLVSLSKLLAWESRDVYKELQIETEFPHSTPWEIFCKTKYDELCYMDNEGCYEDNFDTYDGKGYYGLDTD